Genomic segment of Methanobacterium spitsbergense:
ACTCAAAGGAGAAAGTTACAATTAAAACGTTCCAAGAAAATATTATCACATTATAAATAATTAGAAGGTGTATTAATGAATATAACAGCAGAACAGGAAAGGGCAATCATAATAGGGATCTTAAAAAATTTAAATGTTGCAGATGATGATGCAACCATTGTAGCAGATGTAACAGTTGATGCTGATCTCAAAGGATTTTCTTCCCATGGAATTGGAAGGTTTCCACAATATTTAAAGGGCCTAAAAGCAGGGACTATCGATCCTGAAGCAGAAGTAAACATTGAAAATGAAACAGTATCAATGGCTCTTATAAACGGTAATCATAAATTTGGTCATGTAGTTACATATACTGCAATGGAACTTGCTATCGAAAAAGCAAAAGAAACAGGTATCGGAGTTGTAGGTGTGCATGATTCAAACCATTTCGGTGTTGCAGGATACTACTCAGACATGGCAATAATGGAAGACATGATAGGAATTGTTATTGCAAATACAGAACCAGCAGTTGCACCAATTGGTGGGAAGGAACCAATTATTGGAACAAATCCAATAGCAATAGGAATTCCTTCTAATAAACATTATGTATCAGTTGATATGGCAACATCTGCTTCTGCAAGGGGAAAACTTTTAGAAGCCAAGCGTAAAGGAGAAATGATACCTGAAAATGTTGCTCTTGATGTGGATGGAAACCCAACCATAGACCCTGAAGCCGCCCTTAAAGGGTCAATATTGCCGTTTGGAGCACACAAAGGTTATGCATTATCATTTATGATTGAAATACTTGCTGGACCACTTGTTAGAGCAGCATTTGGCAAACAAGTTACAGGAACAGCTAACCCTGAGAAAATGTGTACAAAAGGAGATCTTGTTATGGCTTTGGATCCTTCAAAGTTCTCGGACATTGATACATTTAAAGAAGAAGTTGATGAATTCATAAATGAAGTCAAAGGATCTGGAAATGTTTTCATTCCTGGAGATATGGAAGTCAGGAATATAAAAGATCGCAAAGAAAATGGAATTGCCATTGACAACGTCCTTATGGATCAGATCATAGCAATATCGAAGGAAGTATCCTTTGATCTGGAATCTATCTTAGTTAATTAAACCCAAGATAATTTCTAGAAAATTAGATAACTATAAACTATGTTACAATGTTATCACCAGTTTAAATTAAAAGCATGATTAAAAAGATAATCATGTTTCTTTTCTATTTCTTGGATACTTAGTACTTTTATTCTTAAATTTAGCTTTAACCTTCAACCCTAATCTAAATCCAAGGGTTTACCCTTTAATAAATTGTTAATCTATTAAAATTAGGAATAAAAGAATGATTTCCTAAAATTCATAACTAAATAAATATATACAGATTATTACAAATTAATCAAAATTTAAATAGGTGTTTTATTTGGACAGTAGTGAAGCAGTTTACAATGCACTAAAAAAATCTGGAATAGACTTTGTGGTATCATTACCATGTGTTAATTTGGGTAAGATAATGAAGATGGTAGATTCAGACCAGGACATAGTACATGTGCCTG
This window contains:
- the comC gene encoding L-sulfolactate dehydrogenase, encoding MNITAEQERAIIIGILKNLNVADDDATIVADVTVDADLKGFSSHGIGRFPQYLKGLKAGTIDPEAEVNIENETVSMALINGNHKFGHVVTYTAMELAIEKAKETGIGVVGVHDSNHFGVAGYYSDMAIMEDMIGIVIANTEPAVAPIGGKEPIIGTNPIAIGIPSNKHYVSVDMATSASARGKLLEAKRKGEMIPENVALDVDGNPTIDPEAALKGSILPFGAHKGYALSFMIEILAGPLVRAAFGKQVTGTANPEKMCTKGDLVMALDPSKFSDIDTFKEEVDEFINEVKGSGNVFIPGDMEVRNIKDRKENGIAIDNVLMDQIIAISKEVSFDLESILVN